The following nucleotide sequence is from Prunus dulcis unplaced genomic scaffold, ALMONDv2, whole genome shotgun sequence.
TAACAAAcctatttttagaatttatacCTTTTGAATCTCGACTCCTTGGATCCTGATTCTTGAGAAAGTTCATGAATCGCCTTGTGAGAATCGTTAATTCCTCATCACTGCAATCTTCATTTGAAtgcccatcatcttcttcattcacaACCTTGAAAGCAACAGTTTTGCTCTTTTTAAGGGGTAGATGTTTCATCTCATAGGTTTGTATGGACCCTATGAGTTCTTGAACTTTCAAGGTGTTCAAGTCACGGATCTCTTCAATAGCCGTGATCTTTGGTTGAAATCGTTGAGGCAAGgatctcaaaatctttttcacAACCCTGTCttctggaattttttcacCTAAACTTGAACAAGCATTCACAATTACACACAGATTAgcataaaattcagaaaaagtttcattctCATCCATCATGAGTGTCTCAAACTGTAAAGTATGCATTTGAAGCTTGGCTCCCTTGACAGTATCTGTTCCTTCATGGGTAACCTGCAAAATATCCCAAGCTTCCTTAGAAGTATCACAACcagatatatattcaaattgatcTGAAGAGACAGCAGTAAATAAAGCATTTAACCCCTTTTGATTATTAGTGCTGTGTGTGACTTCTGCAGTGGTCCACTCCTCTCTAGCTTTGAGGATTGTGGTTTCTTCATCTCCTTTTCCGATCTTCTTTGTGGGTTTAGGAAATCCATGAACCACTGTACTCCATAAACGTTCATCTAAGGACCAAAGAAACGACTTCATTTTGGCCTTCCAAGCGCCATAGTTGTTGCCGCCAAAATATGGTGGATGTGCAATTGAGCCCGAGGCACGATCCATCCTAAGGTATATTAGATCTTACTGAGTATGTCCAGCAACCTGCTCTGATGCCAATTGAAAATACCTAtaggatatctatatatatgcctggagaatgttaaacaagctaattcgaattttttgcaataaataatgatcaacctttgaagcaggattgatatgagttatcaatcctgagatgtgcaaagcttaaaataaacgaacacgcagagaattattttacgtggtaaaaccccacctctagggaaaatccacgggactcctcagtccaactcaaatccactatagaacgatgattacaagaagtactcacacacttatcctagactcattctagataatgtttaccgacttcttcgtaactcaacttctgtcacgggatgatcttcgacactccttatgttgaacgcaatattggtcacgattgcttcaagctcgccggagGAAAACTGCCACCACAGTCTTTGTGCCCTCAATCGTATGATTCACcgatatgcatatgaatgcaatatgaaagAAGAATGAATTCAATTAATCACCAAGCAACCGAAGCACTTGAtgatttaccaaaaaaataaggacAGTAGCTTTTccaaaatatattcaatatgCTGTGTAATCAGACGTTGGAAAGCTTGATATAACAAGAAGGCCAAATCAATATTGAATCTTCAATACACGTCCAAAACCAATATAACACTAAGACCTGGCcaattgaatattcaataCACTTCCAAGACAAATATAACACTAAGACCTATTGAACTAAAACTCTTTGAACCTGGTGCAATATGATCTCCTCAATGAGACGCCACACCAAGGCCAAACACTTATCAgattaacaatataaattatgattcaataaaaatacaaagtctaaTTCATTAAGGACTCTTAAAGATGTCACCAACCgactcatattttaatttcaattacaaagactcaaaacaaaaattcaactaTGAGTCCTATCATGAATGCATgatatgtcatgatttacctgttGTCAAGTTTCTCATATGGTCAGGTTATGCTTCAAAGATCCAGAATGAATGTGTTGCGCCAAAGCTTCCAGTAAAACAAGTTCACACACTAATTCccaacctatgctagagtctaggaaatgacaatacaattttcatactaacagAACCCTATCTCTATCAGGGCACTGAAGAACCTCAAATATTCGCTCGACATCTGTAAGACAAGCATCAGCCTCAGCAGGATCAGCACTACCATGAAACTCATTTGCCCCCAATTCTTTAACCCTCTTAATGTCAGAGCCTTCAGTATTTCGTCTCCCCTGTAAGATGGTAGACACGGTTCGTGTGAACTGAGATAACAGGTGTCATAAATCGAGGTCATTCCCTCCATCTTGCTCTCCGACAGGTGGAGATGGTGGAGGTAGAGGTGATGGAGGTGGAGAAGGTGGTGGAGATGGAGGTGGAGGATTTGCTCCCCATCTCGGAATACGACCACCCCTCGTCCTAGGACGTCTAGGATGCATGATTCTACACAAAGGAAACCATAGAATCATTAGTTTCAACAACGCAACAAAAGCGCAAAAGTAATGAactaatgctctgataccaagctgacaggacccgccccggaatttTTCCGGAGACCAGAGCGGACCCCGTCTTAGATCCGACATCTTCCTGATGCCGAGCCCATTTGGTGGAGATGGAGGTGGAGGATTTGCTCCCCATCTCGGAATACGACCACCCCTCGTCCTAGGACGTCTAGGATGCATGATTCTACACAAAGGAAACCATAGAATCATTAGTTTCAACAACGCAACAAAAGCGCAAAAGTAATGAactaatgctctgataccaagctgacaggacccgccccggaatttTTCCGGAGACCAGAGCGGACCCCGTCTTAGATCCGACATCTTCCTGATGCCGAGCCCATTTACTAAAAATCGAGACtctttaccaaaattttggcagagtcccccctgtaaattgaacaaaccCAACAGAATTCAACAtgcataaaaatacaaaataatctCAACCAGCAGCATGTTTTAAAGCGAATAAACAATTTACAACAAActggcctccggcctcacaaatccaaccctaacagggcgataacagagcatgtctaagaacttcaatttcaacaaaacagagttcaaaggaaataacatgaagaaagagtCCTACGAAGGTTCAAGGCTCGGAAGCGCACGATCCGGCTCTGCTGCGGGACCAACTCTCAGCCAACACGTACCGTCGGGACCCACGACCTCTGTTTTacaatccgaaagttcctaaagGTTTCACAAGGTCTAAGATACCCGTCTCGCAAGTTTGGTTCGAAACGGACGGTTAGATCGCttacgatcgcacgatcggtcggtcattaaaaaaatatgaactttaagttattgaatcggaacatccggggctccgattcacaatccgtaaattcctatacgatcctaggaatacctagaacaacatatatTGATTGGGAAACGATCCAACGGtcagaacctatcgaacccggataacgcacaatatgcgaaaatccgttcaATAGTTAAACGATGTCCGAATTGGGATCCGTAAAATCCTACacactcgtgacaaccaggAGATCGCATTGGGACAATAATGCACATTTGCTACATTGCCCatgcgccgccacacgcgcgggcagcgtGTGGGTGTTCAAAGCGATAATCCTTCTccggaaaaactcaacacCTTGGCTCaagactcctaccctaggtacaacaccctatttggagtcacttttgttcttgggcctaccTCAAAAACTGGCTAGAAGTTGCCGAAAAAGCGATTCAAAAATCGGCCGATTTCCAATTTGGAAATCGAACCATCAAccctcaaaattaatgaaatcctacccatccatcagctagaacacattAAAAGGATGATAAAACATACCTAGATCGCAAGATTTGGTAGCCGGAATCGCCGAAACGAGCTCTGAATATTATGGGTAAAACCGGCCGTTTTTCTGCAATTTCCTGCGATCGTGGCAGCTGCCGGTGTCGGGGATGGAGTGGGATGGAAGGAGGAGGAGCTGAAGGTCCTTTTGGGACCGGAACCACCCCAAACGGTGGCCGGAGCAAGCGGTGGCGACGGTAAAACCGTCGCCGCTGTGTATACGGGATGGGAGGGAGGCGcgcacgagagagagagagagagagagagagagagagagagagagagaggaaaaaatctggttttctaaaaaccaacttcgaaatatttacgattttgccattgtcgatgttttgatcgtaacttcttcgttacaactccgattcaagcctactGCGTGTTTACGAATTCGTCTCAAtaccacctacccaaaaatactagTCACTGCCCCAAACACTTTCCGGGCAAGAAAATaaccaatttacccctaccctaagggtaaattcgtaaattcacttaaataatttaaaatatgaattaaatttggagtcggggtgttacataaGTTGATCCCACGACACTTTTGAtcccatttttttaataatcacAATACGTAT
It contains:
- the LOC117613411 gene encoding acrosin-like — its product is MGSKSSTSISTKWARHQEDVGSKTGSALVSGKIPGRVLIMHPRRPRTRGGRIPRWGANPPPPSPPPSPPPSPLPPPSPPGRRNTEGSDIKRVKELGANEFHGSADPAEADACLTDVERIFEVLQCPDRDRVLLV
- the LOC117613412 gene encoding uncharacterized protein LOC117613412 — encoded protein: MDRASGSIAHPPYFGGNNYGAWKAKMKSFLWSLDERLWSTVVHGFPKPTKKIGKGDEETTILKAREEWTTAEVTHSTNNQKGLNALFTAVSSDQFEYISGCDTSKEAWDILQVTHEGTDTVKGAKLQMHTLQFETLMMDENETFSEFYANLCVIVNACSSLGEKIPEDRVVKKILRSLPQRFQPKITAIEEIRDLNTLKVQELIGSIQTYEMKHLPLKKSKTVAFKVVNEEDDGHSNEDCSDEELTILTRRFMNFLKNQDPRSRDSKGINSKNRFVNYTDGGSKFRRSNERKNPREKVQCFECEGYGHISSECANTLKKQKDSKNKAMHITWSDSESKCENDEKTVALITTVSLDESHEDDD